Proteins from a single region of Polynucleobacter sp. KF022:
- the rpe gene encoding ribulose-phosphate 3-epimerase codes for MESQKISSNSQFVIAPSILSADFACLGKEVQDVLVAGADWIHFDVMDNHYVPNLTIGPLVCEAIRPYAIKDGKPAVIDVHLMIEPVDRIVPDFAKAGANLISFHPEASPHVNRTLNLIRDQGCQAGLVFNPATPLDHLDHTLELIDLVLLMSVNPGFGGQSFIPSTLNKIAQMRARLDRYQAETGRHIRLEVDGGIKVDNIAEVAKAGADTFVAGSAIYGKENYADVITAMRAELGKSGRS; via the coding sequence ATGGAAAGCCAAAAAATATCCTCAAATAGTCAATTTGTCATTGCTCCGTCGATTTTGTCCGCTGACTTCGCCTGTCTAGGTAAGGAAGTACAGGACGTTTTAGTGGCGGGCGCTGATTGGATTCACTTTGATGTGATGGATAACCACTACGTACCCAATCTCACTATTGGCCCCTTGGTTTGTGAGGCTATTCGCCCTTACGCAATAAAAGATGGCAAGCCTGCAGTGATTGATGTGCACCTCATGATCGAACCTGTGGATCGCATCGTGCCCGACTTTGCTAAAGCGGGTGCAAATTTAATTAGCTTTCATCCCGAGGCAAGTCCTCATGTCAATCGCACATTGAATCTCATTCGAGACCAGGGTTGTCAAGCAGGTCTTGTATTTAATCCAGCAACTCCGCTAGATCATCTCGATCACACTCTTGAATTAATTGATCTCGTATTACTGATGTCAGTCAATCCAGGATTCGGCGGTCAATCATTTATTCCAAGCACTCTGAATAAAATTGCTCAGATGCGCGCACGTCTAGATCGTTATCAAGCAGAAACTGGTCGACATATTCGTCTTGAAGTGGATGGCGGCATTAAAGTGGACAACATTGCCGAAGTAGCAAAAGCAGGTGCTGATACTTTTGTTGCAGGCTCAGCGATTTATGGCAAAGAAAATTATGCAGATGTAATCACAGCAATGCGTGCTGAATTAGGAAAGTCTGGAAGATCCTAA
- the apaG gene encoding Co2+/Mg2+ efflux protein ApaG gives MNPHEMSITVKAQYLPEQSDPDNRQFAFAYTVTIRNTGTASIQLIARHWFITDGDNDVQEVRGLGVVGQQPLLRTGEHFEYTSWATLPTPAGTMRGEYFCVTEDAQFFQAPIPEFVLVMPRTLH, from the coding sequence ATGAATCCCCACGAAATGAGCATTACGGTCAAAGCCCAGTATCTTCCAGAGCAATCTGACCCCGATAACCGCCAATTTGCCTTTGCCTATACCGTCACCATTCGAAATACTGGTACGGCCAGCATTCAGCTCATTGCCCGCCATTGGTTTATTACTGATGGGGATAACGATGTTCAGGAAGTACGGGGCTTGGGGGTGGTAGGCCAGCAGCCACTATTGAGGACTGGGGAACATTTTGAGTACACCAGCTGGGCAACCCTGCCTACGCCCGCAGGAACCATGCGCGGGGAGTATTTCTGCGTTACTGAGGACGCCCAGTTTTTTCAGGCCCCCATTCCTGAGTTTGTCTTGGTAATGCCGCGCACCCTGCACTAA
- a CDS encoding MltA domain-containing protein has translation MICKFKFVVLSVFAILLTSLIAGCSTPPTRGAGFRSSSSGASPSSYSSSIASFSAVSWQALPGWQEDDLSQAWPAWLKSCDALRKKNSEINWRPVCAQASNVSSRDAQSIRKYFESNFQAYEIRTSSGSDTGLITGYYEPVISGSLTRTSTYTVPLYSYPSAWRKSKPNPGPTRAELINSGVLKGSEIAWVQDPVEAASMQIQGSGKIRLEDGKIMQLGFAGTNEQPFKSSAQWLLDRKEITRSEATMQGISQWAKRNPERVNEMLNANPRFVFFKETFGTVGALGVSLTSERSIAVDPQAMPLGAPVFLATTKPLSNQSLQKLVMAQDTGKAIVGGVRADYYWGSGDSAGEMAGRMKQNGRMWLLLPR, from the coding sequence ATGATTTGTAAATTTAAATTTGTTGTATTAAGTGTATTCGCAATTCTGCTCACGAGCTTGATTGCAGGATGTTCTACTCCCCCTACTCGCGGTGCGGGATTTCGCTCCAGTAGCTCGGGTGCGTCACCATCGAGCTACAGCTCTTCCATTGCCAGTTTCAGCGCAGTATCTTGGCAGGCCTTGCCGGGATGGCAAGAAGATGACTTGTCTCAAGCATGGCCTGCATGGTTAAAAAGTTGCGATGCCCTACGCAAAAAAAATAGTGAAATCAATTGGCGTCCGGTATGCGCTCAAGCAAGTAATGTTTCAAGTCGTGATGCGCAATCGATTCGGAAATATTTTGAAAGTAATTTTCAGGCCTATGAAATTCGCACTAGCTCTGGAAGTGATACCGGTTTGATCACCGGCTATTATGAGCCGGTGATCAGTGGTTCGTTAACTCGCACCAGTACTTACACTGTTCCTCTTTATAGTTACCCAAGTGCTTGGCGCAAATCAAAACCTAATCCCGGCCCAACCCGTGCAGAGCTAATAAATTCAGGGGTTTTAAAGGGCTCGGAAATTGCTTGGGTACAAGACCCAGTTGAAGCTGCCTCCATGCAAATTCAGGGCTCGGGAAAAATTCGTCTCGAGGACGGCAAAATTATGCAACTTGGGTTTGCTGGAACAAATGAACAGCCCTTTAAATCATCGGCACAATGGTTGCTTGATCGAAAAGAAATCACTCGTAGCGAAGCAACCATGCAGGGTATCTCGCAATGGGCTAAGCGAAATCCTGAGCGTGTGAATGAAATGCTCAATGCTAATCCCCGTTTTGTCTTTTTTAAAGAAACCTTTGGCACTGTTGGTGCTCTGGGTGTGTCATTAACTAGCGAGCGCAGTATCGCGGTTGATCCCCAAGCAATGCCTTTGGGGGCTCCAGTGTTTCTTGCAACCACTAAACCGCTGAGCAACCAGTCTTTACAAAAACTGGTAATGGCCCAAGATACGGGTAAAGCGATTGTGGGCGGCGTCAGAGCAGACTACTATTGGGGATCAGGAGATTCTGCTGGAGAGATGGCGGGTCGCATGAAACAAAACGGTAGGATGTGGTTGTTGCTTCCGCGTTAA
- a CDS encoding enoyl-CoA hydratase: protein MSYKTILTEVDGRVATITLNRPEVLNALNDQLMDELGAALLAFDADDNIGCMIITGSEKAFAAGADIASMAKYGLKDVYREDFITRNWEEIKKVRKPVIAAVSGYALGGGCELAMMCDTIMAADNAKFAQPEVKLGIIPGAGGTQRLPRAVSKAKAMDLALTGRMMDAAEAERSGLVARIFPQADLLKEVKAIAKGIADMPLLTAMMVKESINTAYETTLSEGIHFERRLFHACFGTNDQKEGMAAFMEKRPAKFTNS from the coding sequence ATGAGCTACAAAACAATTTTGACTGAAGTAGACGGTAGAGTTGCCACGATTACTTTGAATCGTCCTGAGGTGCTCAATGCGTTGAATGATCAACTGATGGATGAGCTTGGTGCTGCGTTGTTGGCATTTGACGCGGACGATAACATTGGCTGCATGATCATTACTGGTAGTGAAAAGGCATTTGCAGCCGGTGCAGATATTGCTTCAATGGCGAAGTATGGTTTGAAAGACGTTTATCGCGAAGACTTTATTACCCGTAATTGGGAAGAGATTAAAAAAGTCCGTAAGCCAGTCATTGCTGCAGTCTCTGGCTATGCTCTAGGTGGTGGGTGCGAGTTAGCGATGATGTGCGACACCATTATGGCTGCTGATAATGCGAAGTTTGCTCAACCCGAGGTGAAGTTGGGCATCATTCCTGGTGCGGGTGGTACACAACGTTTGCCCCGCGCTGTATCAAAAGCCAAGGCAATGGACTTAGCATTAACAGGGCGCATGATGGATGCTGCAGAAGCTGAGCGTTCTGGATTGGTTGCCAGAATATTTCCTCAAGCAGACTTGCTAAAAGAAGTGAAAGCAATTGCTAAGGGAATCGCGGATATGCCTTTATTGACTGCCATGATGGTCAAAGAGAGTATCAATACTGCATACGAAACGACCTTGTCCGAAGGAATTCATTTTGAGCGCCGTCTGTTTCATGCCTGTTTTGGTACAAACGATCAGAAGGAAGGTATGGCTGCGTTTATGGAAAAACGCCCAGCCAAATTTACTAATTCTTAA
- a CDS encoding M20 aminoacylase family protein: MHLIPEITDSAEAIQEIRRNIHAHPELRFEENRTADLVAEALSSWGIAVYRGMGKTGVVGRLDGDLGPGKMIGLRADMDALPLQEHNNFAHASKNPGKMHACGHDGHTAMLLGAAQYLSNHRDFKGTVIFIFQPAEEGGAGANEMIKDGLFKEFPCDAVFGLHNWPGLAEGHFGVTPGPMMASSNTFEITIKGKGGHAALPHNSADPVFAGAQVVLALQSIITRNKRPVDAAVLSITQFHAGETSNVIPDSAFIGGTVRTFTLDVLDLIEQRLREIAHSVSSAFDCQAEITFARNYPPLINHANEVEFATEVMSELVGKQNVNASIDPTMGAEDFAFMLLEKPGCYVFLGNGDGDHRSVGHGMGPCHLHNPSYDFNDSLIPVGVSYWVKLAQRFLEKI; this comes from the coding sequence ATGCATTTAATCCCAGAAATTACTGACTCCGCAGAAGCTATTCAAGAAATTAGACGCAATATTCATGCGCATCCTGAATTGCGTTTTGAAGAGAATCGCACAGCCGACTTGGTAGCAGAAGCACTCTCCAGCTGGGGAATTGCCGTTTACCGCGGTATGGGAAAAACTGGCGTAGTGGGTCGCCTAGATGGTGACTTAGGCCCAGGCAAGATGATTGGTCTACGTGCCGATATGGACGCACTGCCACTTCAAGAACACAATAACTTTGCACATGCCTCAAAAAATCCAGGAAAAATGCATGCCTGTGGTCATGATGGTCACACCGCTATGCTTCTTGGTGCTGCACAGTATTTATCAAATCACCGCGATTTCAAAGGCACGGTAATTTTTATTTTTCAGCCTGCTGAAGAAGGTGGTGCCGGTGCAAATGAAATGATCAAAGATGGACTCTTTAAAGAGTTTCCATGTGATGCCGTATTTGGTTTACACAATTGGCCTGGTTTAGCAGAAGGTCACTTTGGCGTAACGCCTGGACCTATGATGGCCTCTAGTAATACGTTTGAAATTACTATCAAAGGTAAAGGTGGTCACGCAGCCTTACCCCACAATAGCGCTGACCCAGTTTTTGCTGGTGCACAAGTAGTACTTGCATTACAAAGCATCATTACACGCAATAAACGCCCTGTGGATGCGGCTGTTTTATCGATCACCCAATTTCATGCGGGTGAAACTAGCAACGTTATTCCTGATAGCGCCTTTATCGGCGGCACAGTCCGCACCTTCACTTTAGATGTGTTGGACCTCATTGAGCAACGCTTACGAGAAATTGCTCACAGCGTTTCGAGCGCTTTCGATTGCCAAGCGGAAATTACATTTGCACGAAATTACCCGCCACTTATTAATCATGCGAATGAAGTGGAATTTGCTACTGAAGTCATGAGCGAATTGGTGGGCAAGCAAAATGTTAATGCTTCAATCGATCCTACGATGGGCGCTGAAGATTTTGCATTTATGTTGCTGGAGAAGCCAGGTTGCTATGTATTCCTGGGCAATGGCGATGGCGATCATCGCTCCGTAGGTCACGGCATGGGTCCATGCCACCTACATAATCCCTCCTACGACTTCAATGACTCTTTGATTCCAGTGGGCGTGAGCTATTGGGTCAAATTAGCTCAACGCTTCCTAGAGAAAATCTAA
- the bioD gene encoding dethiobiotin synthase: protein MNKQFGFFVTGTDTEVGKTLVSGALILKLREQGIKTIGFKPVVAGTYKDAQGITLNEDLETLRIASNLGSNEFNLCPYVLDQAAAPHLVAEKQGIQLEMSLMHQAFQNIHQHADCIVVEGAGGLLIPLNADEDLGEFAKIIDMPLILVVGMKLGCINHAILTYEAIKARNLKISGWVANALSEEMPLLQENLQTLQARIGAPFLGLIPPLPKELWKAANSPYSIDALKFAAQHIQLPKQ, encoded by the coding sequence ATGAATAAGCAGTTTGGATTCTTTGTTACCGGCACAGATACCGAGGTTGGCAAAACATTGGTAAGTGGCGCTCTCATCCTGAAGTTGCGTGAGCAAGGCATTAAAACCATTGGCTTTAAACCTGTTGTCGCCGGCACCTACAAAGATGCACAGGGAATAACCCTCAACGAGGATTTGGAAACGCTGCGCATTGCATCAAACCTTGGCTCTAATGAATTCAATCTTTGCCCTTATGTGCTGGATCAAGCCGCCGCTCCCCACCTCGTAGCAGAAAAGCAGGGAATTCAACTGGAAATGAGTTTGATGCATCAAGCTTTTCAGAATATTCACCAACATGCAGATTGCATTGTGGTTGAAGGTGCTGGCGGTTTGCTCATTCCACTGAATGCAGATGAAGACCTTGGAGAGTTTGCAAAAATCATTGATATGCCACTTATTCTCGTGGTGGGTATGAAATTAGGCTGCATCAATCACGCTATCCTGACTTATGAAGCAATCAAGGCACGTAATTTAAAGATTTCTGGATGGGTAGCCAATGCTCTTAGCGAAGAAATGCCGCTACTGCAAGAAAACCTACAAACCTTGCAAGCCAGAATTGGAGCGCCATTTTTAGGTCTTATTCCACCCCTCCCAAAAGAGCTTTGGAAAGCTGCTAATAGCCCTTATTCAATTGATGCTTTGAAATTTGCTGCACAGCACATTCAATTACCCAAGCAATAA
- a CDS encoding 8-amino-7-oxononanoate synthase, with protein MTNSFNALRLAQDQIADLDLQLLKRKLKATQSPCDTKAVVNGRELKAFCSNDYLGLANHPDLIQAIAEGAKIYGVGSGASHLISGHSVAHEILEAKLAAFQKQHIPDARALFFSTGYLTNLTAITAFARLAPQGYISIYSAKLNHASLIDGVRLASAQSNARVSLFDHEEVNTLSELLKADQSDLKMIVTDGVFSMDGDLAPVKKLLELAEQHDALLLVDDAHGFGVLGKQGHGILEQENICSERIVYIGTLGKAAGVSGAFVCAHKTLIEWLIQKGRPFIYSTATPPAIAHTLTKSLDIIEGDEGGNRRAQLNQLIRIWQDEMHFSQWEKVSSCTAIQPVILGSNANALLAAKLLDEAGYWIPAIRPPTVPIGSARLRITFSANHSEADLRQLITTLKTIEQAAIQKASDE; from the coding sequence ATGACGAACTCATTTAATGCCCTTCGTTTAGCTCAAGATCAAATTGCGGATTTAGATCTGCAACTACTAAAGCGAAAACTCAAAGCGACTCAATCCCCATGCGACACCAAAGCCGTAGTTAATGGGCGTGAGTTAAAGGCCTTCTGTAGCAATGACTATCTAGGGCTCGCAAACCATCCCGATTTAATTCAAGCCATTGCAGAAGGTGCCAAGATATATGGTGTTGGTAGCGGCGCTTCCCATCTCATTAGCGGTCACAGTGTTGCTCATGAGATTCTTGAAGCCAAGTTAGCTGCTTTCCAAAAGCAACATATCCCAGATGCACGCGCGCTCTTTTTTAGCACCGGCTATCTTACTAACCTGACAGCTATTACAGCCTTTGCAAGGCTTGCACCACAAGGGTATATCAGCATTTACTCTGCAAAGCTAAATCATGCTTCACTAATTGATGGTGTTCGTCTCGCAAGCGCACAGTCAAATGCACGCGTGAGCTTATTTGATCATGAGGAAGTAAATACTTTAAGCGAATTACTAAAGGCGGATCAAAGTGATCTCAAGATGATCGTTACCGATGGCGTCTTTAGCATGGATGGCGACCTCGCTCCCGTGAAGAAACTATTGGAGCTCGCAGAGCAACATGATGCGCTCCTATTGGTAGATGACGCGCACGGCTTTGGCGTGCTCGGAAAACAAGGGCATGGCATTTTGGAACAGGAAAATATCTGCTCAGAACGCATTGTTTATATCGGTACACTTGGCAAGGCTGCTGGTGTTAGTGGCGCCTTTGTTTGTGCACACAAAACCTTGATTGAATGGCTAATTCAAAAAGGCCGTCCGTTTATTTACAGTACTGCTACGCCACCAGCAATAGCGCACACACTCACAAAGAGTTTAGACATTATTGAGGGGGATGAGGGAGGCAATCGTCGCGCCCAACTGAATCAACTCATTCGTATTTGGCAAGATGAAATGCATTTTTCTCAATGGGAAAAAGTCTCCTCTTGCACTGCCATTCAGCCTGTCATTTTGGGTAGTAACGCCAATGCTTTATTAGCCGCCAAATTATTAGACGAAGCAGGTTACTGGATTCCAGCCATTCGCCCACCCACCGTTCCTATTGGGAGTGCAAGATTACGGATTACCTTTTCTGCCAATCATAGCGAAGCAGATTTACGTCAGCTAATCACCACTTTGAAGACCATAGAACAAGCAGCAATCCAAAAGGCATCTGATGAATAA
- the bioA gene encoding adenosylmethionine--8-amino-7-oxononanoate transaminase, with protein sequence MKVISDLNQAPLVDRSLAAVWHPCTQMKQHESFPLVAITKGRGAWLYDENGNALLDAISSWWTNLFGHSNPRINQAITEQLEKIEHVMLAGFTHPPVVELSEKLSALTNHHLGHVFYASDGASAVEIALKMSHHYWQLNGKPQKKKFVCVENGYHGETLGALAVTDVAIFREAYGSLLQDVYTVTSPDARKAKVGETAEDVAKHAAKQLEELFAKEHQQIAAFIVEPLVQCAGQMAMHSPEYLCLVRELCNRYEVHLIADEIAVGCGRSGKFFACEHAGIWPDFLTLSKGISGGYLPLSLCLTTKQIYQAFYGDQTSQGFLHSHSYTGNPLACAAALACLEIFEAENVLERNIERSKDLAKAFAWAKTDERIEHWRQQGMILAFDIKNDCLKDAKTFARTMFAHSLEKGILIRPIGNTIYVMPPYILSSEEAMQLGSAVKLALEKTLA encoded by the coding sequence ATGAAGGTTATTTCTGACTTAAATCAAGCTCCCCTTGTTGACCGCAGCCTAGCCGCAGTTTGGCACCCATGCACTCAGATGAAACAGCATGAGTCATTTCCGCTGGTTGCCATTACAAAAGGTAGGGGCGCTTGGTTATATGACGAAAACGGCAATGCCCTGCTCGACGCTATTAGCTCTTGGTGGACCAATTTATTTGGCCACTCCAATCCACGTATCAATCAAGCAATTACAGAGCAGCTAGAAAAAATTGAGCATGTGATGCTCGCAGGATTCACGCATCCACCAGTAGTGGAGTTATCCGAAAAACTGTCGGCACTTACCAATCATCATTTAGGCCACGTCTTTTACGCATCTGATGGCGCTTCTGCTGTGGAGATTGCGCTGAAGATGAGTCATCACTATTGGCAGCTCAATGGCAAACCACAAAAGAAAAAGTTTGTTTGTGTAGAAAATGGTTATCACGGAGAAACGCTAGGTGCATTAGCGGTAACTGACGTAGCCATTTTCAGAGAAGCTTACGGGTCGCTGCTTCAAGATGTCTACACAGTCACCTCCCCCGATGCACGCAAAGCAAAAGTTGGTGAGACCGCAGAAGATGTGGCAAAACACGCAGCCAAACAGCTTGAAGAGTTATTTGCAAAAGAGCATCAACAGATAGCCGCCTTTATTGTCGAACCTTTAGTGCAATGCGCCGGACAAATGGCTATGCACTCTCCCGAATATCTGTGCCTAGTCAGAGAGCTATGCAATCGCTATGAAGTGCATCTGATTGCAGATGAGATTGCCGTTGGCTGTGGGCGGAGCGGTAAGTTTTTCGCCTGTGAGCACGCTGGTATCTGGCCAGACTTCTTAACCCTTTCCAAGGGAATTAGTGGCGGCTACTTGCCACTATCTCTATGTCTTACTACCAAGCAGATTTACCAAGCATTTTATGGTGACCAAACATCGCAAGGGTTTTTACACTCCCACTCATATACCGGCAATCCACTAGCATGCGCTGCTGCTCTGGCTTGCCTTGAGATTTTTGAAGCTGAAAATGTATTGGAAAGAAATATTGAGCGCTCAAAGGATTTAGCTAAAGCTTTTGCGTGGGCAAAGACCGATGAACGTATCGAGCATTGGCGGCAGCAGGGAATGATTTTGGCATTCGATATTAAAAATGATTGTCTCAAGGACGCAAAAACTTTTGCACGAACTATGTTTGCTCATAGTTTAGAAAAGGGAATATTAATTAGACCTATCGGCAACACGATTTATGTGATGCCCCCATATATTTTGTCATCCGAAGAAGCGATGCAATTGGGTAGCGCAGTAAAGCTTGCCCTAGAAAAGACATTAGCATGA
- the bioB gene encoding biotin synthase BioB, which yields MQDTQTVEKPLTQFKSKAELHQGANTEIVAAGEWSVAQIEALFALSFNELMLKAQETHKAYFPEGDVELATLLSIKTGGCPEDCGYCPQAARYDTDVKAEKLMGLDEVLEAAKAAKAAGSNRFCMGAAWREPKDRDIEKVTAMIKGVKALGLETCATLGMLEADQAQALQEAGLDFYNHNLDTSEDFYRSVISTRGYQDRLDTISNVRAAGMSVCCGGIVGMGESREQRAAFLARLANLSPYPESVPINHLVPVAGTPLADQKPLDPLEFVRTIAVARITMPKARVRLSAGRQELGRAVQAMCFLAGANSIFYGEQLLTTGNPEAEQDRELLAELGLKTKQSSKAEVLI from the coding sequence ATGCAGGACACTCAAACCGTTGAAAAACCTTTAACCCAGTTCAAATCGAAGGCTGAATTGCACCAGGGTGCAAATACAGAGATCGTGGCAGCTGGAGAGTGGTCCGTGGCTCAAATTGAGGCCTTATTTGCGCTTTCCTTTAATGAATTGATGCTCAAGGCCCAAGAGACTCATAAGGCTTATTTCCCTGAGGGTGATGTGGAATTGGCTACCTTGTTGTCAATCAAGACAGGTGGTTGTCCTGAGGATTGCGGCTATTGCCCTCAAGCTGCGCGTTATGACACCGACGTTAAGGCCGAGAAGTTGATGGGCTTGGACGAGGTTTTAGAGGCTGCCAAAGCAGCCAAAGCGGCTGGCTCTAACCGTTTCTGTATGGGTGCTGCTTGGCGCGAACCTAAAGACCGCGATATCGAAAAAGTCACTGCCATGATCAAGGGCGTAAAGGCCTTAGGACTTGAAACCTGTGCCACCTTGGGCATGCTGGAGGCCGATCAAGCTCAGGCGCTTCAAGAGGCTGGTTTGGACTTCTACAACCATAATCTAGATACCAGTGAAGACTTTTACCGCTCAGTAATTTCTACTCGGGGCTACCAGGATCGTTTAGATACGATTTCAAACGTCCGTGCTGCTGGTATGTCAGTGTGTTGTGGCGGCATCGTGGGTATGGGTGAGTCTAGAGAGCAGCGAGCTGCTTTTCTTGCGCGCTTGGCTAATTTGAGCCCTTACCCAGAGTCGGTACCTATTAACCATTTGGTGCCGGTTGCTGGTACACCATTGGCGGACCAAAAACCCCTTGATCCACTTGAGTTTGTGAGAACCATTGCAGTTGCGAGAATCACCATGCCTAAAGCCCGTGTACGCCTTTCAGCAGGCCGTCAGGAGCTGGGCAGAGCTGTTCAGGCCATGTGCTTCTTGGCTGGCGCTAATTCGATTTTCTATGGTGAGCAATTACTCACTACTGGCAATCCAGAGGCCGAACAAGACCGTGAGCTCTTGGCTGAGCTGGGTCTAAAGACTAAGCAAAGCAGTAAAGCAGAGGTTTTGATCTAA
- the coq7 gene encoding 2-polyprenyl-3-methyl-6-methoxy-1,4-benzoquinone monooxygenase, whose product MSPIDRLILEFDTALRSVVGGANAQRPIPGSNLASNSGLNAAERKHAAGLMRVNHVGEVCAQALYQSQKLVARNPEIQEMLNHSGQEEMDHLAWCETRLQELGSHTSYLNPLWYAGSFAIGMAAGLAGDKWSLGFVAETEKQVENHLESHLQKLPKDDQRSRAIVDQMRVDEIAHGQAAKNAGGAHLPEPVQKIMQAMSKIMTTTAYKI is encoded by the coding sequence ATGTCCCCAATAGATCGTCTTATTCTGGAGTTTGACACCGCCCTTCGGTCGGTTGTTGGGGGCGCCAATGCTCAAAGGCCTATTCCAGGGTCAAATTTAGCGAGTAACTCAGGGTTAAATGCCGCTGAACGAAAACATGCTGCAGGTCTCATGCGAGTAAATCACGTTGGCGAAGTTTGTGCTCAAGCGCTATATCAATCACAAAAATTAGTTGCACGAAATCCAGAAATTCAGGAGATGCTGAATCACTCAGGTCAAGAAGAGATGGATCATCTTGCGTGGTGTGAAACTCGCCTCCAAGAACTTGGTTCGCATACGAGTTATCTTAACCCGTTGTGGTATGCAGGATCCTTTGCAATCGGCATGGCAGCAGGCTTAGCGGGTGATAAGTGGAGCTTAGGTTTTGTGGCTGAAACAGAAAAACAAGTTGAGAATCACTTAGAAAGTCATCTCCAAAAATTGCCAAAAGATGATCAACGCTCACGCGCAATTGTTGATCAAATGCGCGTTGATGAAATTGCTCACGGACAAGCTGCAAAAAATGCAGGCGGTGCACATTTGCCAGAACCTGTTCAGAAAATAATGCAGGCAATGTCTAAGATAATGACCACTACTGCTTACAAAATTTAA
- the mraZ gene encoding division/cell wall cluster transcriptional repressor MraZ translates to MFQGASALNLDAKGRMSVPAKHRDALLVQGEGRITLTKHPDGCLLLFPRPEWETFRARVAQLPMDAHWWRRIFLGNAAEMDLDSAGRVLVSPELRAAAGIEKEVILLGMGSHLELWDAATYAAKEQAAIAQGMPEALKQFNF, encoded by the coding sequence GTGTTTCAAGGTGCGTCAGCTCTCAATTTAGATGCAAAAGGCCGCATGTCTGTGCCGGCAAAGCATCGTGACGCCCTGTTGGTTCAGGGCGAGGGCCGAATCACGCTCACAAAACACCCCGATGGCTGCCTACTTCTGTTCCCAAGGCCTGAGTGGGAAACCTTCAGAGCGAGAGTTGCACAACTTCCAATGGATGCTCATTGGTGGCGTCGAATCTTCTTGGGTAACGCAGCGGAAATGGATTTGGATAGTGCTGGTCGCGTATTGGTCAGTCCAGAATTGCGCGCAGCAGCTGGCATAGAAAAAGAAGTGATATTGCTTGGCATGGGAAGTCACTTGGAATTGTGGGACGCAGCTACATACGCTGCAAAAGAACAGGCTGCGATTGCGCAAGGCATGCCTGAAGCACTCAAGCAATTTAATTTTTGA
- the rsmH gene encoding 16S rRNA (cytosine(1402)-N(4))-methyltransferase RsmH, whose amino-acid sequence MNITHRPVLLAEAVTALVGGPLIQNQNAAKQILVIDGTFGRGGHTQALLKELNPSARMISFDKDLDAIAVAQQINDPRLKIVHDSFAQMDQYAETESVDGILLDLGISSPQVDEAHRGFSFRREGPLDMRMNTDHGLTAAEWLAQAPVEEITHVIKTYGEERFAYQIAKAIVAKREEGLSPKTTTELASLVASVVRTREAGQDPATRTFQALRIFINRELEDLELGLKAALKLLKPGARLAVISFHSLEDRIVKQFMQAHAKVEVPRGLPVRDRDLPQSALEIIGRIKPSNTEVSENPRARSAIMRVAEKRMGAVA is encoded by the coding sequence ATGAACATAACTCATCGCCCAGTGTTACTGGCCGAGGCGGTGACGGCGCTAGTTGGTGGCCCACTGATTCAAAATCAAAATGCAGCAAAACAAATTCTGGTAATCGATGGAACCTTTGGGCGTGGCGGTCATACTCAAGCACTGCTCAAAGAATTGAATCCATCAGCACGCATGATTTCTTTCGACAAGGATCTGGATGCGATTGCAGTAGCGCAGCAGATCAACGATCCACGTTTAAAGATTGTGCACGACAGTTTTGCGCAGATGGATCAGTACGCAGAAACAGAATCGGTCGATGGAATTTTGTTGGATTTAGGAATCAGCTCGCCGCAAGTGGACGAAGCACATCGGGGATTTTCATTTCGTCGCGAAGGTCCGCTCGATATGCGCATGAATACCGATCATGGTTTGACGGCAGCAGAGTGGTTGGCGCAAGCACCGGTGGAGGAAATCACGCACGTGATTAAGACTTACGGAGAAGAGCGCTTTGCATATCAGATCGCTAAAGCCATTGTGGCCAAGCGTGAAGAAGGATTGTCACCAAAAACTACGACAGAATTAGCAAGTCTAGTTGCTAGTGTTGTACGCACACGTGAAGCAGGGCAAGATCCTGCAACCAGAACATTTCAAGCTCTGCGCATTTTTATTAATCGCGAGCTAGAAGATTTAGAGCTCGGTTTAAAAGCGGCATTGAAATTATTAAAGCCTGGCGCCAGACTAGCGGTGATTAGTTTTCACTCTCTTGAAGATCGAATTGTGAAGCAGTTTATGCAGGCACATGCAAAAGTAGAGGTCCCACGTGGCCTACCTGTGCGTGATAGAGATCTGCCGCAAAGTGCACTGGAAATTATTGGTCGTATTAAGCCAAGTAATACCGAGGTTTCTGAGAATCCGCGTGCACGTTCAGCAATTATGCGTGTTGCTGAAAAGCGTATGGGAGCAGTTGCATGA